The following proteins are co-located in the Pseudomonadota bacterium genome:
- a CDS encoding DUF3467 domain-containing protein, with translation MPDQPQMQINTADEMSRGRYSNSMAVAHGPEEFIIDWFLQSPNGAHLVSRIVVTPGHMKRIMQALQENLEKYENTFGIINVVESPNPIVQ, from the coding sequence ATGCCGGATCAACCACAAATGCAGATTAATACAGCGGATGAGATGTCAAGGGGCCGCTACAGTAATTCTATGGCAGTTGCCCACGGACCTGAAGAGTTTATTATAGATTGGTTTCTGCAGTCGCCAAATGGTGCGCATCTTGTTTCACGAATCGTAGTTACACCGGGTCACATGAAACGTATCATGCAGGCGCTTCAGGAGAATCTTGAAAAGTATGAAAATACCTTTGGAATAATAAATGTTGTTGAGTCTCCTAATCCTATAGTCCAGTAG
- a CDS encoding Mur ligase family protein, with protein MESTQLNRIYKKLQNLLASPEEPFLVQSIEAQKLFVCEKDRIIEHFDSSTSRFGNGIREDSFRTPIGVHRITEKIGANAPSGRIFKERKDTGVDWDLSSMEDNLILTRILRLEGLEEGINKGSGVNSYERCIYIHGTNREDLVGSPLSHGCLALRNQDIIRLFDIVREGTVVYIDAPPIIIDKRQCRSVHFIGIFGTGMSALAQYLRFQGITVSGSDRLLASEDTAAICQALEGLGCTIVNQDGSGVSADIDIICISTAIEESNPDITAARAFGLHIAHRSDLLAAIIASKKTIAVAGTSGKSTVTAMIFEFLTACGKSPSLISGAPLRRLEKQGLIGNAWSGGSDLLVVEADESDGTLTKYSPEVAVILNISKDHKSVDEIKELFETLVSKSTRTVSNSDDPILASLPATIRFGRSSPALWRPDHEELLPISVKLFRKDIEYHLPLPGNHNLENLRAALCVCEYLGCQGPVLADAVRDFEGVARRFTVSRTEQGVHVVDDFAHNPAKIAAAVSAARGLSERIIAVYQPHGFGPTRFLKDEYIATFRNVFRQNDSLFLLPIYYAGGTAQKNISSEDIIYGLGKVSFNAQAVSSRDELLTGLKAGVKSGDCILVMGARDPSLPALVKKIVELFGGERKNS; from the coding sequence ATGGAAAGCACTCAATTAAATCGTATTTATAAAAAATTACAGAACTTACTGGCCAGCCCGGAAGAGCCTTTTCTCGTCCAGTCAATTGAGGCGCAAAAGCTCTTTGTCTGCGAAAAGGATAGAATCATCGAGCATTTCGACTCATCTACCTCACGTTTTGGTAATGGTATTCGGGAGGACTCTTTCAGGACACCCATCGGCGTCCATCGGATTACTGAGAAAATCGGAGCCAATGCTCCTTCGGGCCGCATTTTTAAAGAACGTAAAGACACCGGGGTTGATTGGGATCTGAGTTCCATGGAAGACAATCTGATACTGACCCGAATTCTCCGGCTGGAAGGTCTGGAGGAGGGGATAAACAAGGGCAGCGGGGTGAATTCCTATGAGCGCTGTATCTATATCCACGGCACCAACCGGGAGGATCTGGTAGGCAGCCCTTTGTCGCACGGATGCCTCGCTTTACGCAATCAGGACATCATCCGTCTGTTTGATATTGTCAGGGAAGGCACAGTTGTTTACATCGATGCTCCGCCAATAATTATTGACAAAAGACAGTGCCGGAGTGTCCATTTTATCGGCATTTTCGGTACAGGCATGAGCGCCCTTGCACAATATCTGCGCTTTCAGGGAATAACTGTCTCAGGTTCCGATCGCCTGCTTGCCAGCGAGGATACTGCAGCCATCTGTCAAGCGCTTGAAGGGCTTGGGTGTACTATCGTCAATCAGGACGGTTCAGGTGTCAGTGCGGATATTGATATCATCTGCATCTCAACGGCCATTGAAGAATCTAACCCCGATATCACTGCTGCACGTGCCTTTGGTCTTCACATAGCACATCGCTCCGATCTGCTTGCCGCGATAATAGCGTCGAAAAAGACGATTGCAGTGGCCGGCACAAGCGGTAAATCAACGGTAACGGCAATGATATTTGAATTCCTGACAGCATGCGGGAAATCGCCATCTCTCATAAGCGGCGCTCCTTTGCGCAGGCTTGAAAAACAGGGACTCATAGGCAATGCCTGGAGCGGCGGTTCCGATCTCCTGGTAGTAGAGGCAGATGAGAGCGATGGAACGCTGACCAAATATTCTCCGGAGGTCGCTGTTATTCTTAATATTTCCAAGGATCACAAGAGTGTTGATGAAATAAAAGAGCTTTTTGAAACGCTTGTTTCAAAATCTACCCGGACTGTTTCCAATTCAGACGATCCGATTCTTGCTTCTCTTCCGGCAACAATTAGATTTGGCCGTAGCAGTCCGGCCTTGTGGCGGCCTGATCATGAAGAACTCCTGCCGATCTCAGTCAAGCTTTTTCGAAAAGACATTGAATATCATTTGCCCCTTCCGGGAAACCACAACCTTGAAAATCTGCGAGCGGCTCTTTGTGTCTGCGAGTATTTAGGCTGCCAGGGGCCGGTCCTTGCCGATGCAGTAAGAGATTTCGAGGGTGTGGCCCGACGCTTTACTGTCAGCAGAACAGAACAGGGCGTGCATGTAGTCGATGATTTTGCCCACAATCCGGCAAAGATTGCGGCTGCTGTGAGTGCCGCAAGGGGACTTTCAGAGCGTATTATTGCCGTATATCAGCCGCATGGATTCGGTCCGACTCGATTCCTAAAGGATGAATACATTGCAACCTTTCGAAATGTTTTTCGGCAGAACGACTCACTCTTTCTCCTGCCCATTTATTATGCCGGGGGTACTGCCCAAAAAAATATTTCCTCAGAAGATATCATATACGGTCTTGGCAAAGTATCGTTCAATGCGCAGGCAGTGAGCAGCCGCGATGAGCTGCTGACCGGACTTAAAGCCGGTGTTAAATCAGGTGATTGCATTCTTGTCATGGGAGCAAGGGACCCGTCATTGCCGGCTTTAGTAAAGAAAATAGTAGAGCTGTTCGGCGGGGAAAGGAAGAATTCATAA
- a CDS encoding histone deacetylase, whose amino-acid sequence MTIGIVRDDIYLEHITDSYHPENPDRLKNIYSMLDAIDDSGIEYISPRMATHEEIALNHDMYYIESIASTKGREKRLDPDTVVSPKSYEASCMAVGGMLELADKIVANEINSGFALVRPPGHHAERNRAMGFCIFNNVAVCARYLEKKYKLNRILIVDFDIHHGNGTQHSFYHDSKILYFSTHEYPYYPGTGWYEEVGENEGKGYTVNVPLSQGMGDPDYSYVFKEVLLPIADLFKPEIVLVSAGFDTHYNDPLGSMKVTEDGFAEMTGILLDIANRHCNGKILFALEGGYDLKGLTDAVRSVILEMKGTSASASKGKKGNPSNEVIYVVEMVKKTLRPYWPGL is encoded by the coding sequence ATGACTATTGGTATAGTAAGAGATGATATTTACCTGGAACATATCACGGATTCATACCATCCTGAGAACCCTGACAGACTGAAAAACATATACTCAATGCTCGATGCCATAGATGACAGCGGTATTGAATATATTTCTCCAAGGATGGCCACGCATGAGGAAATAGCCCTTAACCATGATATGTATTACATTGAATCCATCGCTTCTACAAAAGGCAGGGAGAAAAGGCTTGACCCGGATACAGTAGTATCGCCAAAGTCCTACGAAGCATCATGCATGGCTGTGGGCGGTATGCTGGAGCTTGCGGATAAGATTGTCGCCAATGAAATCAACTCGGGTTTTGCCCTTGTCAGACCGCCTGGACATCATGCTGAACGGAACAGAGCCATGGGGTTCTGTATATTCAACAATGTGGCTGTTTGTGCAAGATATCTTGAAAAAAAGTACAAGTTAAACAGGATTCTTATAGTTGATTTTGATATCCATCATGGAAACGGAACGCAGCACAGTTTTTACCATGATTCTAAAATACTATATTTTTCGACCCATGAATATCCGTACTATCCGGGAACAGGCTGGTATGAAGAAGTGGGTGAGAATGAAGGAAAAGGATATACAGTCAATGTACCTCTTTCGCAAGGCATGGGAGATCCCGATTACTCATATGTCTTTAAAGAAGTCCTGCTGCCGATAGCCGATCTGTTCAAACCTGAAATAGTTCTTGTTTCAGCAGGTTTTGATACACACTACAATGACCCGCTGGGCAGCATGAAAGTTACTGAAGACGGTTTTGCCGAAATGACGGGCATCCTTCTCGATATTGCAAACAGGCATTGTAACGGTAAGATTCTTTTTGCCCTGGAAGGAGGATACGACCTGAAGGGACTTACCGACGCAGTGAGGTCTGTCATACTGGAAATGAAGGGCACTTCAGCATCTGCTTCCAAGGGCAAAAAAGGGAACCCTTCAAACGAAGTTATTTATGTTGTTGAAATGGTAAAGAAAACTCTACGCCCCTACTGGCCTGGATTATAA
- a CDS encoding integration host factor subunit beta has translation MNKIDIINKVAEDLKLNQKVAKVAVDTIVDTIKQAIVKGERVEIRGFGSFTIRQYKAYKGRNPKTGQLVDVKPKKLPYFKVGKELKEMIWKE, from the coding sequence ATGAACAAAATTGATATAATCAACAAAGTTGCAGAAGATCTGAAATTAAACCAGAAGGTGGCTAAAGTTGCAGTTGACACAATAGTGGACACTATAAAACAGGCCATTGTGAAGGGCGAACGGGTGGAAATCAGGGGTTTTGGAAGTTTTACCATCAGACAATACAAGGCGTATAAAGGGAGAAACCCTAAAACAGGACAATTGGTAGATGTTAAACCCAAAAAGCTCCCCTACTTTAAAGTAGGCAAAGAGCTTAAAGAGATGATCTGGAAAGAATAA
- a CDS encoding phosphoribosylformylglycinamidine synthase subunit PurQ: MKKKRPKSLILFGNGINCEYETAYAHKLAGFEPELMHINMLREKALEIHNYMFIHLPGGFLDGDDLGSAKAQAVKWKYQKIKDSEDRFIDELVKFVKDGKIILGICNGFQLLVKTGLLPGLYSDYGKQAVTLTFNDSGRFEDRWVSLKTNQFSSCIFTRGMDNIYLPVRHGEGKLVPESTNTLNLLKENGHIVMQYVDEKGCETGEYPYNPNGSIEAIAGLCDPSGRIFGLMPHPEAYIYYIQHPRWTRENVINQENGLKIFNNAFKYVTENI, encoded by the coding sequence ATGAAAAAGAAAAGGCCAAAAAGCCTTATACTTTTTGGAAACGGCATTAACTGTGAATATGAAACTGCTTATGCGCACAAACTTGCCGGTTTTGAGCCTGAGCTTATGCATATTAATATGCTGAGAGAAAAGGCCCTCGAAATACATAACTATATGTTTATTCATCTTCCCGGTGGATTTCTCGACGGCGATGATCTCGGGTCTGCAAAGGCACAGGCGGTAAAATGGAAATATCAGAAGATAAAGGATTCAGAAGATAGATTTATTGACGAGCTTGTGAAATTTGTTAAGGATGGTAAAATTATCCTTGGTATATGCAACGGATTTCAACTTCTTGTTAAAACAGGATTACTGCCCGGTTTATACAGTGACTACGGCAAACAGGCCGTTACCCTCACATTTAATGACTCCGGGAGATTTGAAGACCGATGGGTAAGCTTAAAAACTAATCAATTTTCCAGTTGTATTTTTACAAGAGGCATGGATAATATTTATCTGCCTGTAAGACATGGCGAAGGGAAACTTGTACCGGAAAGTACGAATACTTTGAACTTATTGAAAGAAAACGGACATATCGTGATGCAGTATGTTGATGAGAAAGGTTGTGAAACAGGAGAATATCCGTATAATCCCAATGGATCAATTGAAGCTATAGCCGGTTTGTGTGATCCCAGCGGAAGGATATTTGGTCTTATGCCCCATCCTGAAGCTTATATCTATTATATTCAGCATCCGAGGTGGACAAGGGAAAATGTGATAAACCAGGAAAACGGTTTAAAAATATTTAACAATGCATTTAAATATGTGACAGAAAATATATAG
- a CDS encoding cytochrome c biogenesis protein, producing MSHKILGFATFMYLFIFFLHVLYFATHKQKVISVIWAAFYVTLGLHTAGLVFRWAESYNLGIGHAPLSNFYESLIFYAWCICFVLVAMKKKLSYPAITMPASLIALLFMGYASLSKSVEKTIQPLIPALQSNWLHIHVFTCFIAYAAFVISFISSLLYLFKRKDTLPPRETLENINYSSVVIGFSMLSTGILTGAVWAHYAWGSYWSWDSKETWSLITWIVYALFLHARLVKGLKGKRMAFFSILGFLCVIFTYFGVNFILSGLHSYMI from the coding sequence ATGAGCCATAAAATTCTCGGTTTTGCAACTTTTATGTACCTTTTTATCTTTTTTCTCCATGTGCTTTATTTTGCAACGCACAAACAAAAGGTCATCTCTGTAATATGGGCAGCTTTCTATGTAACGCTCGGGCTGCATACAGCGGGGTTGGTGTTCAGATGGGCAGAGTCATACAATCTTGGAATAGGGCATGCACCTTTGTCAAACTTTTACGAATCCCTGATTTTTTATGCATGGTGTATATGTTTTGTACTTGTTGCAATGAAAAAAAAGCTGTCTTATCCGGCTATTACCATGCCGGCATCCCTTATTGCCCTTTTATTTATGGGTTATGCCTCTCTTTCCAAATCTGTTGAAAAAACGATCCAGCCTCTTATCCCTGCACTCCAGAGCAACTGGCTGCATATACATGTTTTTACCTGTTTTATTGCATACGCCGCTTTTGTCATATCATTTATATCAAGCCTGTTGTATCTTTTTAAACGTAAAGATACCCTGCCGCCAAGAGAAACTCTGGAGAATATAAACTACAGCAGTGTTGTCATAGGATTTTCCATGCTCAGCACAGGAATACTTACCGGCGCCGTATGGGCGCACTATGCATGGGGGTCTTACTGGAGCTGGGACTCTAAAGAAACATGGTCGCTTATTACCTGGATAGTATATGCTCTCTTTCTCCATGCAAGGCTTGTGAAGGGTTTAAAAGGAAAAAGAATGGCTTTTTTCTCAATACTTGGTTTTTTATGTGTAATCTTTACATATTTTGGTGTAAATTTTATTTTATCCGGGTTACATAGTTATATGATATAA
- a CDS encoding cytochrome c biogenesis protein ResB, with the protein MKLSRSKLPGTNQRGNNIYKLLTSPKLTIFLLAFIAITSIFGTVIKQKADIEEYPSVYSESTYRIIRFFSLDDVYHSPWFLAAIALFAVNLGLCTFGRYKHFQKTQKNPINLPGEQVLSTMPMHFSVKATSAGHGINLLKKHYKIIHEEENGAVLEKGIAARYGALIIHLSILIILAGSLIGLVFGYKGFVVLNKGETKSTITVRGSKKEVYPGFAIRCKDFRVSFYPGGQPKDYVSSLEVIENNKVITEKDIRVNDPLNYKGIYVYQSSYGAVPYFIFNIDGEEVALKERDTYEKDGLILMVVRFENAVHDFGPGVLVAYLDQEETKTVWFLKNVERMKERDIQGVNIRLEDIKEDLYTGLEVSSDPGIWVVWTGFASILFGLYINFFIYYRKVYIRKTSDGIIVAGHAFRNQEAFREEFEKLKKEFSANEP; encoded by the coding sequence ATGAAATTATCTCGAAGCAAGCTTCCGGGTACGAACCAGCGGGGCAATAATATCTATAAACTACTAACATCGCCGAAGCTGACTATATTTTTACTTGCCTTTATTGCGATAACTTCCATCTTCGGGACTGTAATAAAGCAGAAAGCGGATATTGAGGAGTATCCTTCCGTCTACTCGGAAAGTACATACAGAATCATACGTTTCTTTAGTCTTGACGATGTGTACCATAGCCCCTGGTTTCTCGCAGCTATTGCGCTTTTTGCCGTTAACCTCGGTCTCTGTACGTTCGGAAGGTATAAACATTTTCAAAAAACACAAAAAAACCCCATAAACCTGCCTGGTGAACAGGTTTTATCAACTATGCCAATGCACTTTTCTGTAAAAGCAACATCTGCGGGTCACGGAATAAACTTATTGAAAAAGCATTATAAGATTATTCATGAAGAAGAAAATGGAGCGGTACTCGAAAAAGGCATTGCTGCCCGCTATGGTGCCCTTATAATTCATTTAAGCATACTTATCATACTTGCAGGCAGTCTAATCGGACTTGTCTTTGGGTATAAAGGGTTCGTTGTTTTGAATAAAGGAGAAACAAAAAGTACAATAACCGTACGTGGCAGCAAAAAAGAGGTGTACCCTGGATTTGCCATCAGGTGCAAGGACTTCAGGGTGAGTTTTTATCCGGGCGGTCAGCCGAAAGATTATGTAAGCAGTCTCGAGGTTATTGAAAACAACAAAGTAATTACAGAAAAGGATATAAGGGTGAATGACCCCCTGAACTATAAAGGCATTTATGTGTATCAGTCAAGTTATGGTGCTGTCCCTTATTTTATATTCAACATTGACGGCGAGGAGGTAGCGCTGAAAGAAAGAGATACCTATGAAAAAGACGGTCTCATTCTGATGGTTGTACGGTTTGAAAATGCAGTCCATGATTTTGGTCCCGGAGTGCTGGTGGCATATCTGGATCAGGAAGAAACTAAAACCGTCTGGTTTTTAAAAAATGTAGAGAGAATGAAAGAGAGGGATATCCAGGGTGTGAACATAAGGCTTGAAGATATTAAAGAAGATTTATATACCGGCCTTGAGGTATCCAGTGATCCCGGCATATGGGTTGTGTGGACGGGTTTTGCATCTATACTTTTCGGGTTATATATAAATTTTTTCATATACTACAGAAAAGTTTATATCAGAAAAACATCTGATGGTATAATTGTTGCCGGGCATGCGTTCAGGAATCAGGAAGCTTTCAGGGAAGAGTTTGAAAAATTAAAAAAAGAGTTTTCAGCCAATGAGCCATAA
- a CDS encoding cytochrome c3 family protein yields the protein MRGKYIVCTNIFIISAFLLCPSGLSFAQTKAPAEPLTIGVEGGKLPPVTFSHKTHTEKSKIDCAVCHHKDDNPKEPQGCLKCHSVKVTGNNAPAAKMVFHKMCITCHKESLTKGIKAPVQCIECHRK from the coding sequence ATGAGAGGCAAATATATCGTTTGTACAAATATTTTTATCATATCTGCCTTCCTTTTATGCCCATCCGGCCTTTCATTCGCACAGACAAAGGCCCCTGCTGAGCCCCTTACGATTGGAGTTGAGGGCGGGAAGTTGCCTCCGGTTACATTCTCGCATAAAACGCATACTGAAAAATCGAAGATCGACTGTGCTGTCTGCCATCATAAAGACGACAACCCGAAAGAACCTCAGGGGTGTCTCAAATGCCATTCCGTAAAAGTTACAGGAAATAATGCGCCTGCGGCAAAAATGGTTTTTCATAAAATGTGCATAACCTGCCACAAGGAAAGCTTAACAAAGGGCATTAAAGCCCCGGTACAGTGTATTGAGTGTCATAGAAAATGA
- a CDS encoding response regulator transcription factor, which yields MQKMIAIVDDEPDIVELVSLHLKNAGFRTKEFIDVESFYKFLGAETPDLIILDLMLPDTDGFEVCKLLKRNDRYASIPVIMLTAKTEETEKVLGLELGADDYVTKPFSPRELVARIKAVLRRNKPKEETKIISIGDILNIDLERYEVEVEGKKIELTTTEFKILQLLALKKGRIQSREQILDHLWGQEKTVIDRTIDVHIRHLREKLENAAIFIKNIRGLGYRIEE from the coding sequence ATACAAAAAATGATTGCCATCGTAGATGATGAACCGGATATAGTGGAGCTTGTTTCGCTGCATCTCAAAAATGCAGGTTTCAGAACAAAAGAATTTATTGACGTTGAGAGCTTCTATAAGTTTCTTGGAGCTGAAACCCCTGATCTTATCATACTGGATCTGATGCTGCCTGATACGGATGGATTTGAAGTGTGCAAATTGCTTAAGAGAAATGACCGATATGCTTCTATTCCTGTTATTATGCTTACGGCAAAGACGGAGGAGACCGAGAAGGTCCTCGGTCTTGAACTTGGCGCTGATGATTATGTAACAAAACCTTTTTCACCAAGAGAACTTGTGGCACGGATAAAGGCAGTATTAAGAAGAAACAAACCGAAAGAAGAAACAAAAATAATCAGTATAGGCGATATTTTAAACATAGATTTGGAAAGATATGAAGTTGAAGTTGAAGGTAAAAAAATAGAATTAACAACAACTGAATTCAAGATCTTACAGCTTCTTGCTTTAAAAAAGGGGAGAATTCAGAGTAGAGAACAGATTCTGGACCATCTCTGGGGCCAGGAAAAGACCGTCATAGACAGAACCATAGATGTGCATATAAGGCATCTCAGGGAGAAACTGGAAAATGCGGCAATATTTATTAAAAACATAAGAGGTCTCGGGTACAGGATAGAAGAATGA
- a CDS encoding ATP-binding protein, with amino-acid sequence MKKSIFLKIFGCFLLITLIMSGLILAFSFTAVKDYYIESTANHLKNLGIALEEQIKPFLEKNDIRELNALARKLGGKIHTRVTIVAPNGTVLADSEENPELMVNHGTRPEIAQAVEGKTGRFLRESETLKKQMLYIALPVKKNDKTIGVIRLSLFLKDINAIIDHARMRILEISSLIIALSLFISFMFARSLSKPIKELSAVSRRIADEDFSARVFLKSNDELRELADSFNSMAARIKALFDELTRQKEELDSVISSLQEGILVLNREEEIVLSNNSFRKIIGSDLAEGRLYWECFRAPQFDELIKKTKDTKTNISEEISFNNKTFLCSATFLGAKEEIAVIFHDITSIRDLEKIKTDFVSNISHELRTPLTAIKGFVETLQDKVVSEENRHYLDIVRRNTDRLINIINDLLFLSELEEKSMELVPAEVDLKVLLESITRIFEQKLKEKSLSLHMDISANLPLIKADPFKLEQMFINLIDNAIKYTEKGSIKISLKEKEGKIEIVIEDTGIGITNEHLSRIFERFYVVDKSRSKKLGGTGLGLSIVKHVVMLHNGFIDVKSTHGSGTKFIIELPL; translated from the coding sequence ATGAAAAAATCGATATTCTTAAAGATATTCGGTTGTTTTTTATTGATAACCCTTATTATGTCCGGGCTTATTCTGGCTTTTTCTTTTACGGCAGTAAAAGATTATTATATAGAATCAACTGCAAACCATTTAAAAAATCTCGGGATTGCTCTGGAAGAACAGATTAAACCCTTTTTAGAGAAAAACGATATTAGAGAGTTGAATGCCCTTGCCAGAAAATTGGGGGGCAAAATTCACACAAGAGTTACCATTGTCGCTCCAAACGGCACAGTCCTCGCCGATTCAGAAGAAAATCCGGAATTGATGGTAAATCATGGAACAAGACCAGAGATAGCCCAGGCTGTGGAAGGCAAGACAGGAAGGTTTCTGCGTGAAAGTGAAACATTAAAAAAACAGATGCTTTATATTGCCCTTCCTGTTAAAAAGAATGATAAAACAATAGGGGTTATAAGGTTAAGCCTGTTCCTGAAAGATATAAATGCAATAATCGACCATGCCAGAATGAGAATTCTGGAAATATCTTCATTAATAATTGCCTTATCCCTATTTATATCTTTCATGTTTGCAAGAAGTCTATCAAAACCCATTAAGGAATTAAGTGCTGTTTCACGAAGAATTGCCGATGAAGATTTCAGCGCCAGGGTATTTTTGAAAAGCAACGATGAGTTACGGGAGCTTGCAGACAGTTTTAACAGTATGGCAGCTCGAATTAAAGCACTCTTTGATGAGCTGACAAGACAGAAAGAAGAGCTGGACAGCGTTATATCGTCCCTTCAGGAAGGCATCCTTGTTTTAAACAGAGAAGAAGAAATCGTACTGAGCAACAACAGTTTCAGAAAGATTATCGGGAGCGACCTTGCTGAAGGAAGGCTGTACTGGGAATGTTTCAGAGCCCCTCAGTTTGATGAACTCATAAAAAAGACAAAAGACACAAAAACCAATATCTCTGAAGAGATTTCCTTTAACAATAAAACTTTCTTGTGCAGCGCAACCTTCCTTGGCGCAAAGGAAGAAATAGCAGTCATCTTTCATGATATTACCAGCATAAGGGATTTGGAAAAGATTAAAACAGACTTTGTTTCCAATATCTCCCATGAGCTTCGCACCCCCCTGACCGCCATAAAAGGTTTCGTGGAAACGCTGCAGGATAAGGTTGTTTCTGAAGAAAACCGGCATTATCTGGATATTGTTCGCCGAAATACGGATAGACTGATCAATATAATCAATGACCTGCTGTTCCTGTCCGAACTGGAAGAAAAAAGCATGGAGCTTGTGCCCGCAGAGGTAGACCTGAAGGTTCTTCTTGAAAGCATAACAAGGATTTTTGAACAAAAATTAAAAGAAAAATCCCTGTCCTTACACATGGATATCAGCGCCAACCTACCGCTTATAAAAGCCGATCCCTTCAAGCTGGAACAAATGTTTATAAACCTGATAGACAATGCGATTAAGTATACGGAAAAGGGAAGTATAAAAATATCTCTAAAAGAAAAAGAGGGCAAGATCGAAATCGTCATAGAGGACACAGGAATAGGTATTACAAATGAACATTTATCAAGAATATTTGAGCGGTTTTATGTTGTTGACAAATCCCGTTCCAAGAAACTCGGCGGAACAGGCCTTGGGCTTTCCATTGTAAAGCATGTTGTTATGCTTCATAACGGATTTATAGATGTAAAAAGCACCCATGGCAGCGGCACAAAATTCATCATTGAACTGCCGTTATGA